Proteins encoded in a region of the Candidatus Zixiibacteriota bacterium genome:
- a CDS encoding GNAT family N-acetyltransferase: MVEKIGNPAEFEKLKADWNKLLERNDTKNVFLTFEWLYSWWKVYGREKELFLLVVREGPEIVGLAPLMRSLVGGLGRKRYVIQFIGTPNVDYCDFIGADKQLIARQIIGYLDDHKSEWDVVELSQISDRSGTLPIIEEILNESGRPHLKKEIETCYGYIYNGLVDERANFTYHRGATLKKAVNHFNRESGLQLEKITDPAEIEKILPQFFLLHINRWRETGSPSKFLREENCRFFNELVRTLGPLGEICFFVLKSGDLSVAMIFNFEYGKVINHYTIAINVYFRDRSPGILLLLQQSEYLIRRGYDLDFSRGAHQYKNLLTNREYINYQVTIYKNNWSRLRIKLYDRLKATTPIQSILKNEKLMILKSQILDFIRRNGAIVFLGRAFRRALRVIIDYRVFNFYTYQGDAVFSFKPKVDVECRKLRKEDIGHLATFLGIEPESRKFGTIMTRLELGDDCFAAFHNGNLVAVTWGLHHSDLYIRAGLTVTPGKGQVISADAMTSPIYRGMGIRPYLMTYALKEYKGQGVSILGAVERSNKAQLQSIKKLNYTYLYCIRKLRLFGIRVL, encoded by the coding sequence ATGGTCGAAAAAATCGGCAATCCGGCAGAATTTGAGAAGTTGAAAGCCGACTGGAATAAGCTGCTCGAAAGAAATGACACGAAGAATGTCTTTCTTACTTTCGAATGGCTTTATAGCTGGTGGAAGGTCTATGGACGGGAAAAGGAATTGTTTCTTCTGGTCGTCAGGGAAGGCCCGGAAATTGTCGGTTTGGCGCCGCTGATGAGATCCCTGGTGGGGGGACTTGGCCGCAAACGGTATGTCATTCAGTTTATCGGCACCCCCAATGTCGATTATTGCGATTTTATTGGTGCGGATAAACAATTGATTGCTCGTCAAATAATCGGCTATCTTGATGACCATAAATCAGAATGGGATGTGGTGGAACTCTCCCAGATTTCCGACCGTTCCGGGACATTGCCGATAATCGAAGAGATTTTGAATGAATCCGGCCGGCCCCATTTGAAAAAAGAAATAGAGACCTGTTATGGATATATATATAATGGGCTCGTTGATGAGAGAGCCAATTTTACTTATCATCGCGGGGCAACGCTGAAAAAAGCGGTCAACCACTTCAACCGCGAGAGCGGACTCCAACTGGAGAAAATAACCGACCCGGCCGAAATTGAAAAAATTCTGCCGCAGTTTTTTCTTCTGCATATCAATCGCTGGCGCGAGACAGGTTCGCCGAGCAAATTTCTCCGGGAGGAAAATTGCCGATTTTTCAACGAACTTGTGAGGACACTCGGCCCGCTGGGTGAAATCTGTTTTTTTGTTTTGAAAAGCGGCGATCTGTCGGTGGCGATGATTTTCAATTTTGAATATGGAAAAGTGATAAACCACTATACCATTGCCATCAATGTCTATTTTCGTGATCGCTCTCCCGGAATTCTGCTCCTTCTTCAGCAATCCGAATATCTTATCAGGCGAGGATATGATTTGGATTTTTCGCGCGGGGCGCACCAATATAAGAATTTATTGACTAACCGCGAGTATATCAATTATCAGGTTACCATCTACAAAAATAACTGGTCACGCCTCCGGATAAAATTATACGATCGACTGAAAGCGACAACTCCGATTCAGAGCATACTGAAAAATGAAAAGCTCATGATTTTAAAGAGCCAGATACTTGATTTCATACGTCGGAACGGCGCCATTGTATTTTTGGGGCGCGCGTTTAGGAGAGCGCTCAGAGTCATAATTGATTATAGAGTGTTCAATTTCTATACTTATCAGGGAGATGCCGTATTCTCATTCAAGCCGAAAGTCGATGTTGAATGCCGTAAACTCAGGAAAGAAGATATCGGCCACCTGGCGACTTTCCTCGGGATTGAGCCGGAATCCAGGAAATTCGGGACAATTATGACCAGATTAGAGTTGGGCGACGACTGTTTTGCCGCTTTTCACAACGGTAATCTGGTCGCAGTCACCTGGGGGCTTCACCATAGCGATCTCTATATAAGGGCGGGGCTGACTGTCACGCCGGGAAAAGGGCAGGTCATCTCTGCCGATGCAATGACCTCCCCGATCTACCGCGGTATGGGGATTCGGCCATATCTGATGACCTATGCGCTTAAGGAATACAAGGGGCAGGGTGTGAGCA